The window GCAAATCACCCACGGTACAGTACCGGGTTCCATCACTACTTATCTGCCGCCTGGAATAAATCGTTTAATCCAACCGCCAAAGCTTTGCGGGTTCCTCGTTTGAATAAGCACGACACCTTCGCCGCGGAATCGGCAGACAACGCCCTCGCCGCTCGTCAAGCTGGATAACCAGCCTTTGGCCGCTTTTTCAATCGTATACTGCGTATAATCCGGCCAAGCAACGAGATGCCCGTTATCAATGATCACTTCTTGCCCTGGAGCTAGATTAATGGCATGAATAGCGCCGTAAGAGGAAAGGAAGACGGTGCCTTTTCCGCTTATCTCAACGATAAAAAAGCCCTCGCCTGACATAAAGCCACTCATCAGGTTTTGCATTTTCGTATTCACCTGAATGCCGGATGTTCCTGCAAGAAAGCCGTCTTTTTGCACATACAGCTTATAGGAGCCGTCTAATTCTACGGCTTCAATGTCACCAATGACAGCAGGTGACAATAATACCTCCCCCGATCCTCTTGTAGGGGTTAATTCTTGGAAGAAGAATTTCTCGCCGCTCAGCATTCTTCCTAAACCCTTCATAATGCCGCCGTCGACGGTTCCCTTGAGTTCGATATTAGGGGACATAGAGACCATGGCTCCAGCTTCCGCCTTGATATTCTCGCCCGCCTGAAGTTCTACCTTCAACATAGGAAATGCGCCTTTATATAAAATTTCGTGTTTCATAGTCATCCTCCAATTTTAAATGAAATGGTTGTGTTAAGCCGTTTTTGAATGATTATGACTGTCAAAGCTGCGATTCGTATAGACGAATCCAGCACAGAGCAGTAAAATGCCCATCGTGACATAGAAGACGGACGTGAAACCGTACGCTGCAGCAAGATGGCTGCCAATAAAAGGACCAATCAAATTGCCTAGGAACGGCGATGAGGAGAAGCATGGTGATGCTAGTGGCGAAAGCCTGCGGGATGAAGGCAAGTGCCGCCATCGATAAGGCGATCACAAGTGTTTTGCGCTGACCGATACGGTCGCCGAGTCTCCCTAAGGATGGAGCACCGAACAAGTTCGCATCCCGAACCCGGTGCGAAGCAGCATGATTTTACGTCCGCGTCGATCCGCAATTGCTCCCCAGAGCGGCTGAGTGAGAAACGATGTGATGAACTGTGCTGCGACAATCCAGCCTGTCCAACGTACAATTTCGCTAAGATCTTGAACTCCGAGTTCTTCGATGTAGAGCGGTAGAAACGGAAGAACGAGTTTCATGCCGCACATAACAGAGAAATTAGCGCCCAATAGTATCCATAGTGACTTTTTCCAATGTAAGGGGGAGGGCATGTTCGTAGACTCCTTATCATTTTTTTCCAGTATAACATAAAAAGAGCTATCCCCAAGCGGTTACGGCCGCATGGAGGATAGCTGTACGGAGAAGGTTTTATTGATTCATATTCGACATCATTGCGCCGAAGAAGAGTACAAAGAAAATAATGTAGAGACCGATTCCGATGAGAGCCCAGATTAAGCTTGCTTTGGCATAATTAGATTTCGTAGGGTTTTCTCCTTTACTGAATGCCCACACGAATAACATCACAATATTCACAAGTGGAATCGCAAGGAGCAGGATGGTAATCATCCAATCTTTTACGCTTAGGACAGGTGCATTTTGTTGTTCTTCCAAATCAAGTCAACTCCCTCATAAGTTATATAAGTTAACTGTATTTTGAAGTTAGCCTATATATGTCTTTGAGTTGTTCGTTCATTACCCACGCGAGAACCGCTGCCTGTACTTGCGAGGAGAGATACCTTCCATTTTGGTGAAGCAGGTGGCAAAATAGGCAGGCTGCTCAAAACCAACCTCTTCCGCTATGTGCGCAACGGGAAGATCGGTTTGAAGCAGCAGCAGCTTAGCCTGCTGGATCCTTAACCGTAGTAGGTATTCCGTCGGGGAACAGCCATATTCCTTTTGCATGCAGCGTGCAATGTAAACAGGGTGGAAGTTAACGTGATCGCCGAGTTCTTTGGCTGAAACAGACGCTTTGTAATGCTGCCTTAAATAGGAGGCCGCTTTTTCCGCGCAGGCCTTGGAAGGTGATGGATGATCGCTGTCCATGGTAGCGGAAAGCTGGCGCAGTAGCTCATGAAAAAGCTGCTGCTGCGCAAAACGGACACTGCTCATATGAGCACTCGGTTGCAGCTGCTGAAGCTGTTCGAACAGGTCATAGGTTTTTTCTGGCTGCAGAAGTGTTGTATATTGAGGGATCCGAATCGTAAAGGGTTCTACAGCAAATGGTTCAATTGGGGTAAGTAAAGGGTCTTCCAGAGGTATAGGTTGGACCGTATGGTCTACCATAGCCCATGGTCCACCTACGTGGAAATGCATCCAATAAGTACCCGTCAGTTCGGAACAGACTTCAGTAGCGAAATGATAGCTGTCCGGCCTTAAAATAACGGCTTGTCCAGCTGCTACCTCGAACCTAGCATCCTCCTCGCCTATATAGAAGCAGCCCGATGTGGTGATTAGTAAATCAAATACTTGGATATTGCGTCTGCTCGGATGTTTGCTGCCTTTGGATATCGTGCTGAAACCGCTTGTAATATAGTGCGGCAGCGGAGGGACAGTCATTTCGATAAAAGACATCGGAGTCACCTTTTCATCTCTTGAGTGGAGGTTGGAATTTTGAAACTTTAAGTTGCAATACTCATACTTGGAATCAACTATAGCATCTATAATTTGAGCAGACAACAAAGTTTCATTTATACAAAAAGAGAGATGATAATCGGATGGTGAAAAACATGGGCAAAGAGAAAAATAAGTTTACTCTATGGCTGCTAGCTTGGCCTATTTTCGTCGAATTGCTTCTGCAATTGCTTTTAGGAGCCGTCGATACCTTAATGGTGAGCCGTGTATCAGATGATGCGGTGGCGGTGGTCGGCTTAGCGAACCAACTGTTCCAAGCGATGATGATCTTATTTATAACGGTTTCGAGTGGCGCCGGGATTTTGATTGCTCAGAAAATAGGAGCCAAGCAGAATGAATCTGCGCGCACCGTGGCCATTATGGCCGTAACCGTCAGCGCAGTGATAGGCAGTGTGCTGAGTGTGATTCTTTATATGGAGGCACGCCCTCTGGCGAGACTGTTCCACTTGGAGGAGCGGCTGCTTCCTATGGCTGAAACCTACATCTCGATTGTGGGGAGCGGGATGGTTTTAACGGCTTTGACGGCGGCGCTTAGCACCGTGATTCGGAATACAGGGAACACCAAGGGGCCGATGATTACGGCTATTGGTATGAATGTTATACACATCGTGTTTAACTATGGATTTATATATGGCGAGCTCGGATTTCCTCAACTGGGTTTAACAGGTGTGGCCATTTCGACACTCGTGAGCCGATTGTTGGCAACGTGTTTGCTGCTGTTTATGTTCGTTTCTGCGTTCGAACGGAGGATGGAGTGGCGGGATCTTATCGTATTCAATCGAAAGCTATTTGGTGATATTTTGAAAATAGGTTGGCCGCTTGGCGTGAACATGTCTTCCTGGGTATTGACCCAGTTGACGATCTACACGTTCCTAGCCACGATGGGAGCTAAGGAATTGGCCGCGAGAACGTATATGAACACGCTCGAGTCGATTTGTTTTATGTTAGGCTATTCCATTGCCTTAGCCGTTCAAATTCAGATTGCTCATCTGTATGGAGCCGGAAATATCAAAGAAGCTTATAAGAGTGGATATCGAGGTACATGGATTGGACTCGGTTTGGTTGGATTCAACAGCATCATTCTCTTTGTCATCGGCAAAAGCTTTCTCGGCTTCTTCACCTCAGATGCGGATATTATCAAGCTGGGACTCTCCTGTTTGGTGCTGACTCTTATCCTACAGCCAGGGAGAATGCTCAATATGGGCTTCGGTAATGCGCTGAGCGCGGTAGGCGATACCCGTTATAATATGATCATATCACTGTTCTCGATGTGGGGAGTGGCTGCGGGCCTTTCCTATGTATTGGGCTTGCACATGGGCTGGGGGCTGGCGGGTATTTATGTCGCTATGATTTTCGACGAATATTTGCGCGGCATTCTCGTTGTCATCCGTTGGCGCCAGCAGAAGTATTTGCGCCGGGCGGAGGCGCATGATAAGAGTGCTGCTGCTTCAGGGACTGGCGAGGGTGCTGGTATGAGTATGCATGAATAACAGGGGTATGGCGGGTTCCAAACTTGACATGCAGACAAATGGTTGCATAAAATGATGGCATGGATAAAGTATTTAAAGCTCTCGCTGATTCAAGCCGAAGACGACTCCTTGACGAGCTCTTCAAGAAAAATGGCCAGACATTGAATGAACTATGTGATCATCTTGATATGACCCGTCAATCCGTAACGAAACACTTGCTTATATTGGAGGAAGCGAATCTTATTCATATTGATTGGCAAGGCCGAAATAAAATTCATTATCTAAATGTGGAACCCATCGGAGAGATTTATGACCGCTGGATCAGCAAATATGATCGTGATCGCATCGAAGCATTGCGTGATCTTAAAAAAAAGCTTGAAGCGGAGAGACTTTGAGCAAGCTCAAAGATCCCTATAGCAGAATTGGGAAGCTTTTACAAGCAGCGATTTTACCGAAAAATACTTCTTCGGAAGCAAAATTCAATCAGACTGGCAGGAAGGCTCTAACGTTACCTATTCGCGGAATGGACAAGTCACCGATCACGGAATCATACTAAAGTGCGAGCCGCATCGTTTACTTTCTTTTACATGGAACATGATAGGAGATGAAACTTCTCGTAAGCAGCCATCACGGGTCACTTTTGAGTTGAAAGCATTAGATTCGACGGTCAAACTGATACTTAAGCACGATAATCTAGCATCGACTGACATCGTGGATAGAGAAGGTACGTTTGAGGGATTAAATAATGGATGGCCAGCTATTCTGAGCAACTTGAAGAGTTTACTCGAAACTGGGAACACTCTGCCACCTATTTCTATTTAGCCAATCACAATTACATCGAAAGAGAGTTGAATAGTATGAACAACCTTACGAAATTTAAAATAGTTAAGCCCGTTAATGAAGTATTTGAAGCTCTTATAGACCCTGAGAAAATGTCCAATTATTGGTTTTCTTCAGGTTCTGGAAGATTGGAGCAAGGCGAGACGATTACTTGGAGATATGATGAATATGATGCACAAGTGGATATAAAAGTATTGGAAATCGAGGTAAATAAGAAAATCGTTTTCCAGTGGGGTGCAACGGATGATGGGAATGTTGTTACGATTACGCTGAAAGAGCTCGATGATTCGAGTACCGTTATTGAAGTTAGCGAAGAAGGGTTTAATGAAAATGATGAGGACCTAACCAGTCAATTGATAGATAAT is drawn from Paenibacillus sp. V4I7 and contains these coding sequences:
- a CDS encoding MATE family efflux transporter, with amino-acid sequence MVKNMGKEKNKFTLWLLAWPIFVELLLQLLLGAVDTLMVSRVSDDAVAVVGLANQLFQAMMILFITVSSGAGILIAQKIGAKQNESARTVAIMAVTVSAVIGSVLSVILYMEARPLARLFHLEERLLPMAETYISIVGSGMVLTALTAALSTVIRNTGNTKGPMITAIGMNVIHIVFNYGFIYGELGFPQLGLTGVAISTLVSRLLATCLLLFMFVSAFERRMEWRDLIVFNRKLFGDILKIGWPLGVNMSSWVLTQLTIYTFLATMGAKELAARTYMNTLESICFMLGYSIALAVQIQIAHLYGAGNIKEAYKSGYRGTWIGLGLVGFNSIILFVIGKSFLGFFTSDADIIKLGLSCLVLTLILQPGRMLNMGFGNALSAVGDTRYNMIISLFSMWGVAAGLSYVLGLHMGWGLAGIYVAMIFDEYLRGILVVIRWRQQKYLRRAEAHDKSAAASGTGEGAGMSMHE
- a CDS encoding helix-turn-helix domain-containing protein — protein: MSFIEMTVPPLPHYITSGFSTISKGSKHPSRRNIQVFDLLITTSGCFYIGEEDARFEVAAGQAVILRPDSYHFATEVCSELTGTYWMHFHVGGPWAMVDHTVQPIPLEDPLLTPIEPFAVEPFTIRIPQYTTLLQPEKTYDLFEQLQQLQPSAHMSSVRFAQQQLFHELLRQLSATMDSDHPSPSKACAEKAASYLRQHYKASVSAKELGDHVNFHPVYIARCMQKEYGCSPTEYLLRLRIQQAKLLLLQTDLPVAHIAEEVGFEQPAYFATCFTKMEGISPRKYRQRFSRG
- a CDS encoding TIGR00266 family protein; translation: MKHEILYKGAFPMLKVELQAGENIKAEAGAMVSMSPNIELKGTVDGGIMKGLGRMLSGEKFFFQELTPTRGSGEVLLSPAVIGDIEAVELDGSYKLYVQKDGFLAGTSGIQVNTKMQNLMSGFMSGEGFFIVEISGKGTVFLSSYGAIHAINLAPGQEVIIDNGHLVAWPDYTQYTIEKAAKGWLSSLTSGEGVVCRFRGEGVVLIQTRNPQSFGGWIKRFIPGGR
- a CDS encoding MFS transporter, which codes for MPSPLHWKKSLWILLGANFSVMCGMKLVLPFLPLYIEELGVQDLSEIVRWTGWIVAAQFITSFLTQPLWGAIADRRGRKIMLLRTGFGMRTCSVLHP
- a CDS encoding SRPBCC domain-containing protein, whose protein sequence is MQSDWQEGSNVTYSRNGQVTDHGIILKCEPHRLLSFTWNMIGDETSRKQPSRVTFELKALDSTVKLILKHDNLASTDIVDREGTFEGLNNGWPAILSNLKSLLETGNTLPPISI
- a CDS encoding helix-turn-helix transcriptional regulator, which translates into the protein MDKVFKALADSSRRRLLDELFKKNGQTLNELCDHLDMTRQSVTKHLLILEEANLIHIDWQGRNKIHYLNVEPIGEIYDRWISKYDRDRIEALRDLKKKLEAERL
- a CDS encoding SRPBCC family protein; the protein is MNNLTKFKIVKPVNEVFEALIDPEKMSNYWFSSGSGRLEQGETITWRYDEYDAQVDIKVLEIEVNKKIVFQWGATDDGNVVTITLKELDDSSTVIEVSEEGFNENDEDLTSQLIDNKEGWVYMLTCLKGYLEFGVNRLRAAIVR